A region of the Candidatus Acetothermia bacterium genome:
TGGCGATCGCCGAGGTGGGGACCCTCGCCCTTCGTACCGGGTGCCCCACGTACATCGCCCACATCTCCAGTGCCCAGGGCCTGGCCGCGTTGCTCGCCGCGCGTCGGGCCGGGGCCCCGATGATGGGGGAAACCTGCCCCCACTACCTCCTCCTCGACGAGGCGGTCTACGGTAGGCCCGATGGCCACCGGTACTCCGTGACCCCGCCCCTCAGGACCCCGGACGACCGGGAGGCCCTGTGGCGGGCCCTCGCCCGGCGGAACCTCCAGGCGGTGGCCACCGACCACTGCCCGTTCACCCGGGCCCAGAAGGACGCGGCCGCCGGCGACCCGGCCCGCCTCCCCTCGGGCCTCCCCGGGGTGGAGACCCTGCTCCCCCTGCTCTATTCCGAAGGAGTGGCCAAGGGGCGGATCGCCCTCCGCCAACTCGCCTGGTACCTGGCCGAAGGGCCGGCCCGCGCGTTTGGCCTATGGCCGCGCAAGGGCGCCATCCGACCCGGTGCGGACGCGGACCTGGTCCTGTTCGATCCCCACGCCCACTGGACGGTACACACCTCGGATCTGCACATGGCCACCGACTTCTCCCCCTACGAGGGGCTCAACCTCGCCGGCAAACCGGTAGGGTTGCTCTCACGGGGGGAGTGGCTCGTGCGGGACGGGGAGTTGCTCGCCCGTCCAGGGCGGGGGACGTTCGTCCCCTGGCAGTCAGGGCCAAGCTGAGGTCGACCTCGACCGGGTATCCATTTGCCCCTTACCCTCCCCCCCCAGGTACATCGAGGCAAAAGGAGGTCTTCATGCGGCGGCGGGGCAGGAGATCGCGTTCGGCGGGTTCACCGTGGAGGTGGCGCGGCCGGCGGCAGAGCGGACGCTGGTAGGGGTCGGCGCAGCCCTGGGCGGCGGGTCCCTCGACCTCACCGTGCGCGCCCGCTACCCGATGGACTTCGCCGACGCCAGCGCCGAGCCCACCTCCACCCGGCTCAGCCTGGGGTTCGTAGGCGGCCTGGGCTACCTGCGCCTGCAGATCCAGCCGCTGGACTGGTTGTGGATCGAGGGGTGGCTGGGTTACCTCTTGGGCTTCCCCGGGCGGTGGACAGAGGGCGACCGAGAGCTGGCCGGCCCGGGGGTGCAGGTGCAGGGCCCCTTCTTCGGGCTCCGGATCACGTTTGGGGGCATGGCCGAGACCGCCGAGGAGAAGCCGGCGCCCTGACGCGACACTGGCATTCCCCCGCCGCACGAGCGGATTGGAATCAGGGGGTTAGCGGTTCCGCCAGGTGGCCAGGATCTCCCCGAAGAACAGGGTGTGCAGGTCTCCCCGCGGGTAGTACCGCGAGCGAACGCCGTCATCCAGCAGGCCCTGAGGGACGAGGGCCGTCTTGGCCACCACCCGGCATTCGTAGACAATGGTGCACCCCGCGAGCATGGGGACGGGTACCTCGTGCCCCGGTTCCGTCTTTAGGCCCAGGGCAGCGAACTTGTCCGTCTCCCGCCCCGAGCGGCTCCCGCAGAACTCGAGCTCCTCTGCCATTGTTCCCACCGGCACGTTCACCGTGAACGCGCTTGTATGCTCGATGCAACCGTGGGTGTAGCGGGACGGGCGCACGAGGGCGAGGAAGATAGGCCGCGACCACACCGTACCGATCTGGCCCCAGCCGATGGTCATCGCGTTCGGCCGGCCGCGCGCGTCCACCGACACCAGCAATGCCCCAGCCTCGCCGAGCTGTTCCTGCACCCGCGCGAACTCGTCCCACGGCCCTATTCTCTCGCGCATCCTCGCCTCCAGGTTGCCCGTTCGAACGGGCTCGGGAAGTAACCGGCCAGGATCCCCCCGCCGATGAACTCCCGCAGGATGGACGTGGCCGGGATCTCCTCCTCCGGGTATGGGGTAAGCC
Encoded here:
- a CDS encoding amidohydrolase family protein, whose amino-acid sequence is MDELGIVGGTVVTSRGVRPADILVRDGRIARVGKIRAVGKCVSAQGLYVLPGVVDAHVHLALPVAGTRSADDFATGTLAAAAGGVTTVIDFTVGAPDLDLPAAIEQRLLQAKAAAVDFALRAEMVGWTPERAGELAAAAELGVCSFKFYLAYAASGRRTPLGTLHAAMKGIRALGGVAMVHAEAEELVDAAGGPFPAARPAVSEEVAIAEVGTLALRTGCPTYIAHISSAQGLAALLAARRAGAPMMGETCPHYLLLDEAVYGRPDGHRYSVTPPLRTPDDREALWRALARRNLQAVATDHCPFTRAQKDAAAGDPARLPSGLPGVETLLPLLYSEGVAKGRIALRQLAWYLAEGPARAFGLWPRKGAIRPGADADLVLFDPHAHWTVHTSDLHMATDFSPYEGLNLAGKPVGLLSRGEWLVRDGELLARPGRGTFVPWQSGPS
- a CDS encoding flavin reductase family protein, with amino-acid sequence MRERIGPWDEFARVQEQLGEAGALLVSVDARGRPNAMTIGWGQIGTVWSRPIFLALVRPSRYTHGCIEHTSAFTVNVPVGTMAEELEFCGSRSGRETDKFAALGLKTEPGHEVPVPMLAGCTIVYECRVVAKTALVPQGLLDDGVRSRYYPRGDLHTLFFGEILATWRNR